One Macadamia integrifolia cultivar HAES 741 unplaced genomic scaffold, SCU_Mint_v3 scaffold572, whole genome shotgun sequence genomic region harbors:
- the LOC122069294 gene encoding acetylornithine deacetylase-like, which yields MGSVEEILGQLDKESYVSLLSKLIGESKYVQNNPPELIPEEDRVVKHVLDVLLPHSTTSGGGPLIVNHVTYVQGRGNVIIEYPGTVPGKVLSFVGCHMDVVTANPDEWDFDPFSLSIDGDKLQGRGTTDCLGHVALVTELMKRLGETKPKLQSTVIVVLIANEENSSIPGVGVDELVKHGLLDKLKQGPLYWIDTADKQPCIGTGGVLAWRLRTIGKLFHSGLPHKAINPLELSMEALKEIQLRFYRDFPPHPKEQVYKFATPSTMKPTQWSYPGGGINIIPNECTITGDVRLTPFYNILDARKKLQEYVEDINGNIEKLGTRGPVSKYVLPEENLRGRLEISFDEEMMSGVACDLDSRGFHVLCKATEEVVGYVKPYSITGSLPLIRELQDEGFDVQTAGYGIMATYHAQNEYCLLNDMCQGFAVFVSIIDQLEGDTS from the exons ATGGGTTCTGTGGAAGAGATACTGGGTCAACTCGACAAGGAATCATATGTCTCCCTCCTCTCTAAGCTCATCGGAGAATCGAAATATGTTCAGAACAACCCACCAGAGTTGATTCCTGAAGAGGACAGAGTAGTTAAGCACGTTTTGGATGTTCTTCTTCCTCACAGCACCACAAGTGGTGGAGGACCATTGATTGTAAACCATGTTACCTATGTTCAGGGCAGAGGAAACGTTATTATTGAATACCCAGGAACCGTTCCAGGCAAGGTCTTGTCCTTTGTTGGATGTCACATGGACGTCGTCACTGCTAACCCTGATGAATGG GATTTTGATCCTTTCTCTTTGAGTATTGATGGGGATAAACTTCAAGGCCGTGGAACAACTGATTGTTTGGGTCATGTTGCTCTGGTGACTGAACTAATGAAGAGGTTGGGGGAAACAAAGCCAAAGTTGCAATCGACAGTGATTGTAGTCTTAATAGCGAATGAAGAGAATTCATCAATTCCAGGGGTTGGTGTGGATGAGCTTGTGAAACATGGGTTGCTTGATAAGCTCAAACAAGGCCCTCT GTATTGGATTGATACTGCAGATAAACAACCTTGCATTGGCACTGGTGGTGTGTTAGCTTGGAGACTTAGAACAATCGGGAAGCTTTTCCATAGTGGTCTACCTCACAAG GCTATTAATCCTTTGGAGTTATCCATGGAAGCACTTAAAGAGATTCAGCTGCGATTCTACAGAGATTTCCCTCCCCATCCTAAGGAACAGGTCTATAAGTTCGCAACACCATCAACCATGAAACCAACTCAGTGGAGCT ATCCAGGTGGTGGAATCAATATAATCCCCAATGAGTGTACAATCACAGGAGATGTCAG GTTAACTCCCTTCTACAA TATATTGGACGCAAGAAAGAAGTTGCAGGAATATGTAGAAGATATTAATGGCAACATAGAGAAGCTAGGCACACGAGGTCCAGTTTCAAAATATGTCCTCCCAGAGGAGAATCTCAGGGGAAG ACTTGAAATCAGTTTTGACGAAGAAATGATGTCTGGAGTTGCTTGTGATCTTGACTCCCGTGGCTTCCATGTGTTGTGTAAAGCCACCGAAGAAGTGGTTGGCTATGTAAAACCTTACTCAATAACTgggagtttgccattgattcGAGAATTGCAG GATGAAGGCTTTGATGTTCAAACTGCAGGATATG
- the LOC122069293 gene encoding class I heat shock protein-like → MSLTTTSFFGWKTTINDELDDLETTVFSNARIDWKESSDAFIFIVETPGLKKEEVKVEIAEGKVLKISGERKKEFKEKNENWHRVKRSSGKFLRSFRLPENASVDQTISMENGIFTVTVPKVDWKKTSPRLVDISG, encoded by the coding sequence ATGTCTCTCACTACTACCTCTTTCTTTGGTTGGAAGACCACCATCAATGATGAATTAGATGATCTTGAAACAACGGTTTTTTCTAATGCTCGCATTGATTGGAAGGAAAGTTCTGATGCATTCATCTTCATTGTCGAAACACCGGGGTTGAAGAAGGAAGAGGTGAAAGTTGAAATTGCAGAAGGGAAAGTTCTTAAGATAAGTggggaaaggaagaaggaattCAAAGAGAAGAATGAAAATTGGCATCGTGTGAAGAGAAGCAGTGGAAAATTCCTTCGATCATTTCGACTGCCGGAAAATGCAAGTGTTGATCAAACTATCAGTATGGAGAATGGAATTTTCACAGTGACTGTGCCTAAGGTGGATTGGAAAAAGACTTCTCCAAGATTAGTTGATATTTCAGGTTAA
- the LOC122069298 gene encoding L10-interacting MYB domain-containing protein-like isoform X2, giving the protein MVQQVLQGKTTKNGFSKKAWAVIRTDFNRKTGCYYTQQQIRNRKGVLKMQYKNVKQLLGHPGFKWDETRHMVIAEDDVWDDYLKANPEAEKFKTLRFPAYDQLSIISGDVGAKLRLAKSSQHPSLEASTPDDTQQSAQEQADTNEPVGPLLAVQDKDSAYLASNADIIQRCNKRQSMTPSGLSHRRRKESNSNDLAEAFFECADALRCKTHASAPSGDPYAMSKCVTELESIKGITDEDVFGAIDVFRDPLLREAFMTMQPQRRLRWIRTRLNMVP; this is encoded by the exons ATGGTACAGCAAGTTCTCCAAGGAAAGACAACAAAGAATGGTTTTAGCAAAAAAGCTTGGGCTGTAATACGGACAGATTTTAACAGAAAGACAGGTTGTTATTACACACAGCAGCAAATTCGAAACCGCAAGGGAGTTTTGAAAATGCAATATAAAAATGTGAAGCAGTTGTTGGGGCATCCTGGGTTTAAGTGGGATGAAACCCGACATATGGTCATAGCTGAGGATGATGTGTGGGATGACTACCTGAAG GCAAACCCAGAAGCTGAGAAATTCAAAACTCTGCGCTTTCCTGCGTATGATCAGCTCAGCATCATATCTGGAGATGTTGGTGCTAAGCTTAGATTAGCCAAGTCATCTCAACATCCATCTTTGGAAGCCAGTACTCCTGATGACACACAGCAATCTGCTCAAGAACAAGCTGATACTAATGAACCTGTGGGCCCACTGCTGGCAGTGCAAGACAAGGACTCTGCTTATTTAGCTAGCAATGCAGATATCATTCAAAGATGTAATAAACGTCAGTCAATGACACCATCTGGTTTAAGCCACCGGAGGAGGAAGGAATCCAACTCCAATGATTTAGCAGAAGCATTTTTTGAATGTGCTGATGCTTTAAGATGTAAGACACATGCTTCAGCACCATCTGGTGATCCGTATGCCATGAGCAAGTGCGTCACAGAATTAGAGTCAATCAAAGGCATAACTGATGAGGATGTTTTTGGAGCAATTGACGTGTTTAGGGACCCACTCCTAAGAGAAGCATTTATGACAATGCAACCACAGCGGCGCTTGAGATGGATAAGAACTCGATTAAACATGGTACCATAA
- the LOC122069298 gene encoding L10-interacting MYB domain-containing protein-like isoform X1: protein MEAQRHHKAPPESERESGGSSYSDSLGSSSEEETGRPSQLINEPHARWTAAYDIALANAMVQQVLQGKTTKNGFSKKAWAVIRTDFNRKTGCYYTQQQIRNRKGVLKMQYKNVKQLLGHPGFKWDETRHMVIAEDDVWDDYLKANPEAEKFKTLRFPAYDQLSIISGDVGAKLRLAKSSQHPSLEASTPDDTQQSAQEQADTNEPVGPLLAVQDKDSAYLASNADIIQRCNKRQSMTPSGLSHRRRKESNSNDLAEAFFECADALRCKTHASAPSGDPYAMSKCVTELESIKGITDEDVFGAIDVFRDPLLREAFMTMQPQRRLRWIRTRLNMVP from the exons ACAGGCAGGCCAAGCCAATTGATCAATGAACCACATGCCAGATGGACAGCAGCCTATGATATTGCACTTGCAAATGCCATGGTACAGCAAGTTCTCCAAGGAAAGACAACAAAGAATGGTTTTAGCAAAAAAGCTTGGGCTGTAATACGGACAGATTTTAACAGAAAGACAGGTTGTTATTACACACAGCAGCAAATTCGAAACCGCAAGGGAGTTTTGAAAATGCAATATAAAAATGTGAAGCAGTTGTTGGGGCATCCTGGGTTTAAGTGGGATGAAACCCGACATATGGTCATAGCTGAGGATGATGTGTGGGATGACTACCTGAAG GCAAACCCAGAAGCTGAGAAATTCAAAACTCTGCGCTTTCCTGCGTATGATCAGCTCAGCATCATATCTGGAGATGTTGGTGCTAAGCTTAGATTAGCCAAGTCATCTCAACATCCATCTTTGGAAGCCAGTACTCCTGATGACACACAGCAATCTGCTCAAGAACAAGCTGATACTAATGAACCTGTGGGCCCACTGCTGGCAGTGCAAGACAAGGACTCTGCTTATTTAGCTAGCAATGCAGATATCATTCAAAGATGTAATAAACGTCAGTCAATGACACCATCTGGTTTAAGCCACCGGAGGAGGAAGGAATCCAACTCCAATGATTTAGCAGAAGCATTTTTTGAATGTGCTGATGCTTTAAGATGTAAGACACATGCTTCAGCACCATCTGGTGATCCGTATGCCATGAGCAAGTGCGTCACAGAATTAGAGTCAATCAAAGGCATAACTGATGAGGATGTTTTTGGAGCAATTGACGTGTTTAGGGACCCACTCCTAAGAGAAGCATTTATGACAATGCAACCACAGCGGCGCTTGAGATGGATAAGAACTCGATTAAACATGGTACCATAA